In one window of Paraburkholderia phymatum STM815 DNA:
- a CDS encoding type II secretion system protein N translates to MSFWMRRLRAALPWLIVALIANVLVLLVMAPAAWITPQFTKATAGRVNLVDASGSLWHGSASLMLAAGPGAEAATLLPGRIEWHTSFWPLFTGRVRMEMRQSEAMPGPVFVDATLRSATLSGGSIAVPASLLAGLGAPFNTLDLQGDVRLAWTDWRSFNRQAFGQLIVTLNDMSSRVSRVKPLGSYRVVFQAQGASGALDLSTTKGPLLLNGHGTVSEASTSFTGIASTTPDAVDNLAGLLNLLGRPIGPGQVALTFTH, encoded by the coding sequence ATGAGTTTCTGGATGCGGCGATTGCGCGCCGCGCTGCCCTGGCTGATCGTCGCACTGATCGCGAACGTCCTGGTGTTGCTCGTGATGGCGCCCGCCGCGTGGATCACGCCGCAGTTCACGAAGGCGACCGCCGGGCGTGTCAATCTCGTCGATGCGTCGGGGTCGCTGTGGCACGGCTCGGCTTCGCTGATGCTCGCCGCTGGGCCCGGTGCGGAAGCGGCGACGCTGCTGCCGGGACGCATCGAATGGCACACGTCGTTCTGGCCGCTGTTCACGGGCCGCGTGCGGATGGAGATGCGGCAGAGCGAAGCGATGCCCGGGCCTGTCTTTGTCGATGCGACGCTGCGCAGCGCGACGCTGTCGGGCGGCAGCATCGCGGTGCCGGCGTCGTTGCTCGCGGGCCTCGGCGCACCGTTCAACACACTCGATCTGCAAGGCGACGTGCGGCTCGCATGGACCGACTGGCGCAGCTTCAATCGACAGGCGTTCGGCCAGCTGATCGTCACGCTCAACGACATGAGCTCGCGGGTGTCGCGCGTGAAGCCGCTGGGATCGTATCGCGTGGTATTCCAGGCGCAGGGCGCGTCGGGCGCGCTCGATCTGTCGACGACGAAGGGGCCGTTGCTGCTCAACGGTCACGGCACGGTCAGCGAAGCGTCGACGTCGTTCACGGGCATCGCGAGCACGACGCCCGACGCCGTCGACAATCTCGCCGGGCTGCTGAATCTGCTCGGACGACCGATAGGTCCTGGCCAGGTCGCGCTCACGTTCACGCACTGA
- a CDS encoding efflux transporter outer membrane subunit → MQFDRTSRARAAVANVAGPRVLSIAACAALAFALSGCAVGPDYKRPSVDIPASYKEAADGWKVAQPADQHDRGAWWSIYNDAQLNALEEKLNASNQSIAQFAAAYRQARALVGEARAAYFPVISASADASRSRTPSRSFSGSVTGGGGGTTSSLSSSGSISNSYSLSLDATWEPDLWGKVSRTVAGQQAGQQSAAADLANARLSAQATLAQTYFNTRSLDAQQKLLDDTVAAYQRSLTLTQNRYAQGVAARSDVIQAQTQLQSAQAAAIDNGVARAQNEHAIAVLVGQPASTFSLPPAPLDAVPPVVPAQLPSALLERRPDIASAERKAAAANEQIGIAIAAFFPTLTLSASGGFESSVFSQLLQMPSRFWTLGPQLAGTIFDAGLRKAQTDAARATYDQDVATYRQTVLTAFQDVEDNLSSLRILEQEITVQQQAVQSAQQALDIVTNQYKSGTVDYLNVLTAQTTAFTAQQKLASIAGQRMVSSVGLVKALGGGWDASQMNRETGDIAAPAPASEPAAPVTPATPVTKASAAAR, encoded by the coding sequence ATGCAGTTTGATCGAACTTCGCGCGCGCGCGCCGCTGTCGCGAACGTCGCGGGTCCACGCGTCCTGAGCATCGCCGCTTGCGCCGCGCTCGCCTTCGCACTTTCCGGCTGCGCCGTCGGCCCCGACTACAAGCGCCCGTCCGTCGACATTCCGGCTTCGTACAAAGAAGCCGCCGACGGCTGGAAAGTCGCACAGCCCGCCGACCAGCACGACCGCGGCGCTTGGTGGTCGATCTACAACGATGCGCAGTTGAACGCGCTCGAAGAGAAGCTCAACGCATCGAACCAGAGCATCGCGCAGTTCGCCGCCGCGTATCGGCAGGCGCGCGCGCTGGTCGGCGAAGCGCGCGCGGCGTATTTCCCGGTGATCAGTGCATCGGCGGACGCGTCCCGCTCGCGCACGCCGAGCCGCAGCTTTAGTGGCTCCGTGACAGGCGGAGGCGGCGGAACCACGTCGTCGCTGAGCAGTTCGGGCTCGATCAGCAACAGCTACAGCCTGTCGCTCGACGCCACCTGGGAACCCGACCTGTGGGGCAAGGTGAGCCGCACCGTCGCCGGTCAGCAGGCTGGCCAGCAGTCGGCCGCCGCCGATCTGGCGAACGCGCGCCTGTCCGCTCAAGCGACGCTCGCGCAAACCTACTTCAACACCCGTTCGCTTGACGCCCAGCAAAAGCTGCTCGACGACACCGTCGCCGCATACCAGCGCTCGCTCACCCTCACGCAGAACCGCTATGCGCAGGGCGTCGCGGCGCGCTCCGACGTGATCCAGGCGCAAACCCAGCTGCAGTCGGCGCAGGCCGCCGCCATCGATAACGGGGTCGCGCGCGCGCAGAACGAACATGCGATCGCCGTGCTCGTCGGCCAGCCGGCGTCTACCTTCTCGCTGCCGCCCGCGCCGCTCGATGCCGTGCCGCCCGTCGTGCCCGCACAACTGCCGTCCGCGCTGCTCGAACGGCGCCCCGACATCGCGTCTGCCGAACGCAAGGCTGCCGCGGCGAACGAGCAGATCGGCATCGCGATTGCCGCGTTCTTCCCCACGCTCACGCTGTCTGCGAGCGGCGGCTTCGAAAGCTCGGTGTTCTCGCAATTGCTGCAGATGCCGTCGCGTTTCTGGACGCTAGGGCCGCAACTCGCGGGCACGATCTTCGATGCAGGTTTGCGCAAGGCGCAGACGGACGCCGCGCGTGCCACCTACGACCAGGACGTCGCCACCTATCGGCAAACGGTGCTGACAGCTTTCCAGGACGTGGAAGACAACCTGTCGTCGCTGCGCATTCTCGAGCAGGAAATCACGGTGCAACAACAGGCCGTCCAGTCTGCGCAGCAGGCGCTCGATATCGTCACGAACCAGTACAAGTCCGGCACCGTGGATTACCTGAACGTGCTGACCGCGCAGACCACGGCATTCACCGCGCAGCAGAAGCTCGCGAGCATCGCGGGTCAGCGGATGGTGTCGTCGGTGGGGCTCGTCAAGGCGCTCGGCGGCGGCTGGGATGCGTCGCAGATGAACCGCGAGACGGGCGATATCGCGGCGCCCGCGCCGGCTTCCGAACCCGCGGCGCCCGTCACACCCGCCACGCCCGTCACGAAAGCATCCGCCGCGGCACGCTGA